One genomic window of Arvicola amphibius chromosome 4, mArvAmp1.2, whole genome shotgun sequence includes the following:
- the Krt28 gene encoding keratin, type I cytoskeletal 28: MSLRFSGGSRHVSLQSGSLRPPSGGAGFAGGSAGGSSAAGSGFSWALGGTLSGGPGGSHAAGALGNAGVGFPGNEGGLLSGNEKVTMQNLNNRLASYLDNVKALEEANAELERRIKNWHEKYGPGSCRGLDNDYSQYHLTIEDLKSKIISSTAANANIILQIDNARLAADDFRLKYENELTLHQNVEADINGLRRVLDELTLCRTDQELQYESLSEEMTYLKKNHEEEMKVLQCSAGGNVNVEMNAAPGVDLTVLLNNMRAEYEALAEQNRRDAEAGFQEKSATLQQQISNDMDAVTSARSELTELKRSLQTLEIELQSLSATKHSLECSLAETEGNYCSQLAQIQAQISALEEQLHQVRTETEGQKLEHEQLMDIKAHLEKEIETYCRLIDGDENTCSGSKGFESGSSGNSSKDLSKTTLVKAVVEEIDQRGKVLSSRIHSIEEKMSKMSNGKAEQRVPF, encoded by the exons ATGTCTCTCCGGTTTTCTGGCGGATCCAGGCACGTTAGCCTACAGTCAGGATCCCTCAGGCCACCCAGCGGAGGCGCAGGATTTGCAGGCGGCAGTGCGGGTGGCAGTTCGGCTGCTGGTAGTGGATTTTCTTGGGCCTTAGGAGGGACACTGAGCGGTGGCCCCGGTGGGAGCCATGCCGCTGGTGCCCTGGGAAATGCTGGTGTGGGCTTCCCTGGAAACGAAGGAGGTCTCCTCTCTGGGAACGAGAAGGTCACCATGCAGAATCTTAACAACCGCTTGGCCTCTTACCTGGATAACGTGAAGGCTCTGGAGGAGGCAAACGCTGAGCTAGAGAGACGGATCAAGAACTGGCATGAGAAATACGGACCCGGTTCTTGCCGTGGACTCGACAACGACTACAGCCAGTATCATCTGACCATCGAGGACCTTAAAAGCAAG ATTATCTCTTCCACGGCTGCTAATGCTAATATAATTCTGCAGATTGATAATGCCAGATTGGCTGCTGACGACTTCCGACTAAA GTACGAAAATGAACTCACCCTTCACCAAAATGTAGAGGCGGATATCAACGGATTGCGCCGTGTCCTTGACGAGCTGACCCTCTGCAGGACGGACCAGGAGCTGCAGTATGAATCCCTCAGTGAGGAGATGACCTATCTCAAGAAGAACCACGAAGAG GAAATGAAGGTTCTGCAGTGCTCAGCGGGTGGCAACGTGAACGTGGAGATGAACGCTGCCCCAGGCGTGGACCTCACCGTCCTGCTGAACAACATGCGAGCCGAGTACGAGGCCCTGGCTGAGCAGAACCGCAGGGACGCCGAGGCAGGGTTCCAAGAAAAG AGTGCGACGCTGCAGCAGCAGATCTCCAATGACATGGACGCAGTCACCTCGGCCAGGTCGGAGCTGACGGAGCTGAAGCGCTCCCTGCAGACTCTGGAAATTGAGCTGCAGTCACTCTCAGCAACG AAACACTCACTGGAGTGCTCCCTGGCGGAGACCGAGGGCAACTACTGCTCTCAGCTGGCGCAGATCCAGGCTCAGATCAGCGCCCTGGAGGAGCAGCTGCACCAGGTCAGGACCGAGACCGAGGGCCAGAAGCTGGAACACGAGCAGCTGATGGACATCAAGGCCCACCTGGAGAAGGAGATCGAGACCTACTGCCGCCTCATCGACGGAGACGAAAA tacCTGCTCCGGTTCAAAGGGCTTTGAATCTGGAAGCTCGGGGAATTCATCCAAAG ATTTGTCCAAAACCACACTGGTAAAGGCGGTGGTTGAAGAAATAGATCAGCGTGGGAAGGTCCTGTCCTCAAGGATCCACTCCATCGAGGAGAAGATGTCTAAGATGAGCAACGGCAAGGCTGAGCAGAGGGTTCCCTTCTAG